TGGGAAAGGCGCTGTACCTCGCGGAGAACCGCGATGTCGCGAGCCGAGTAACGGCGTCCTCCCGCGGGAGTGCGTCCCGGGGACACGAGACCGAGCCGGTCATAGCTGCGCAACGTCTGGGCGTGCAGCCCGGACAGCTCCGCGGCCACGGAGATCACGAAAACCGGTGTGTCCTCTGACGCGCCGGGAGGAAACCAGGCTGCCAAACCGGGTTCCGAGGGCCAATCACGCGCGGTCATTCCGACCTCCGGAGCAGCTCGTTCAGCTCGGCACGCGGATCGTGCTGAGCCGTCGCCGCCGCGTAGGCCTCCAATGCCTCGGTGGCCTTGTCGTCCATCCTGGACGGAACGGCCACTTGCAGCGTCACCAGCAGATCCCCGCTACCGCCGTTCTTCTTACCGATTCCCTTGCCGCGCACTCGGAGAATACGGCCGCTGTTGGTCCCCGCGGGAACCTTCACCGAAACCTTGCTCTCCAGTGTCGGCACGGTCAACGTAGCGCCCAACGCCAGTTCGGGGAAGGTCACTGGAACGGTGATGGTCAGGTCGTGACCCGAACGTCCGAACACCTGGTGCGGGTTGACGTGCACGACCACGTACAGATCGCCCGCGGAGGCACCGTTGCGCCCCGGTTCTCCCTGGTGGGCCAACCGGATCCGCTGTCCCTCCGAGACGCCCTGCGGGATCCGCACCGTCAACGTTCTCGTCTTGGTGCTGACCCCCTCACCGCGGCACTCGGAGCAGGGCTGGTCGACAACCCTGCCCCGTCCCCGGCAGTCCGGGCACGGCTCGCTGAACGCGAAAGCCCCCTGGTTACGGGTGACCGCGCCCTGACCCGAGCAGGTCGAACACCTCCGAGGGCTCGTGCCCGGGCGTGCTCCGGAACCGTGGCAGGTCGTGCAGGTGGCCGGACTGGAAAGACGCAGTGGAACCGTCGCGCCCTTCACAGCCTCGGTGAAGTCGATACGGACCTCGGTTTCCACATCGGAGCCCCTGGTGGGGCGGTTCACGCTGCCCGCACCAGATTCTCTGCGGTTGCCGAACACCCCACCGAAGAGATCACCGAATCCGCCGGTCTGACCACCCGCGCCGCCGAACAGGTCGCCGAGGTCGAACCCGGCGCCACCGGCCCCCGGCTGCGGTCCGAAACCGCCACCGAATCCGCCGGCTCCACCCTGGCCGGCGCCGCCACCGGAGGCGAACAGTCTGCGGGCCTCGTCGTACTGCTTGCGCTTCTCCGGGTCGGACAGCACTCCGTAGGCTTCGGAGACG
This genomic stretch from Actinopolyspora halophila DSM 43834 harbors:
- the dnaJ gene encoding molecular chaperone DnaJ, with protein sequence MSAREWLDKDFYAELGVSSDASADEIKKAYRKLARENHPDANPGDTKAENKFKAVSEAYGVLSDPEKRKQYDEARRLFASGGGAGQGGAGGFGGGFGPQPGAGGAGFDLGDLFGGAGGQTGGFGDLFGGVFGNRRESGAGSVNRPTRGSDVETEVRIDFTEAVKGATVPLRLSSPATCTTCHGSGARPGTSPRRCSTCSGQGAVTRNQGAFAFSEPCPDCRGRGRVVDQPCSECRGEGVSTKTRTLTVRIPQGVSEGQRIRLAHQGEPGRNGASAGDLYVVVHVNPHQVFGRSGHDLTITVPVTFPELALGATLTVPTLESKVSVKVPAGTNSGRILRVRGKGIGKKNGGSGDLLVTLQVAVPSRMDDKATEALEAYAAATAQHDPRAELNELLRRSE
- a CDS encoding heat shock protein transcriptional repressor HspR is translated as MTARDWPSEPGLAAWFPPGASEDTPVFVISVAAELSGLHAQTLRSYDRLGLVSPGRTPAGGRRYSARDIAVLREVQRLSQEEGVNLAGIKRIIELENQVDALRSKIKELTEELATAHVAAEQVAARVHASYRRDLVPVRQETALVVWRPERRRN